The proteins below are encoded in one region of Aquisphaera giovannonii:
- the thrC gene encoding threonine synthase, translating into MTGATIVEAAAGAAKRNAAYQQCIHPGCAATFNVEEVHFSCPRCANLLDVVYEWDRLPVPGRLADFQRKWADRLNPLNFSGVWRFRELLPFAPEPMVVTIGEGQTLLRRSDKVGRYVGMDEGGLLLQYEGMNPSGSFKDNGMTAAFTHARMVGARRVACASTGNTSAALAVYCSATDHGFEAIIFIGSGRVAYGKLAQALDHGALTLQIAGDFDDAMARVQQVARELGIYLMNSVNPFRLEGQKAIMYRVLEAMGWEVPDWIVVPGGNLGNSSAFGKAFIELKHLGLIDRVPRLAVINAAGARTLEELHARQNVAWMSGLPDMGRVGAYYERLDRERIRASTIATAIEINRPVNLKKCLRALDFCDGVVRQVSDQEIMDAKAQVGAGGLGCEPASAASVAGARRLREDGIIAPSDRVVCILTGHQLKDPTATVAYHGTDPEAFEKVLGSRGVRRAGFANRPVAVGNDLDEILAAIARHSGPASGAGAGPADLA; encoded by the coding sequence ATGACCGGCGCAACGATTGTGGAAGCCGCCGCGGGGGCCGCGAAGCGAAACGCGGCCTACCAGCAATGCATTCATCCTGGGTGCGCGGCCACATTCAACGTGGAGGAAGTGCATTTTTCGTGCCCACGTTGCGCGAACCTCCTGGACGTCGTCTACGAATGGGACCGGCTGCCGGTCCCCGGCCGGCTGGCGGACTTCCAGCGAAAGTGGGCGGACCGGCTCAACCCCCTGAACTTCTCCGGCGTCTGGAGATTCCGCGAGCTGCTCCCCTTCGCCCCCGAGCCGATGGTCGTGACGATCGGCGAGGGGCAGACCCTGCTCCGGAGGTCGGACAAGGTCGGGCGCTACGTGGGGATGGACGAGGGGGGCCTGCTGCTCCAGTACGAGGGGATGAACCCCTCGGGCAGCTTCAAGGACAACGGCATGACCGCCGCCTTCACGCACGCCCGCATGGTGGGGGCGAGGCGGGTGGCGTGCGCGAGCACGGGGAACACCTCCGCGGCCCTGGCGGTCTATTGCTCGGCGACGGACCACGGGTTCGAGGCGATCATCTTCATCGGGTCGGGGAGGGTCGCATACGGCAAGCTGGCTCAGGCGCTCGACCATGGGGCGCTGACCCTCCAGATCGCGGGCGACTTCGACGACGCGATGGCCCGGGTCCAGCAGGTGGCGCGGGAGCTGGGCATCTACCTGATGAACTCGGTCAACCCGTTTCGGCTCGAGGGCCAGAAGGCCATCATGTACCGGGTCCTCGAGGCCATGGGCTGGGAGGTGCCGGACTGGATCGTCGTGCCCGGCGGGAACCTCGGCAACTCGAGCGCCTTCGGGAAGGCGTTCATCGAGCTGAAGCACCTGGGTCTCATCGACCGCGTGCCCCGGCTGGCGGTGATCAACGCGGCGGGGGCGAGGACGCTCGAGGAGCTCCACGCCCGGCAGAACGTGGCCTGGATGAGCGGCCTGCCGGACATGGGCCGCGTGGGGGCCTACTACGAGCGGCTCGACCGGGAGCGGATCCGGGCCTCCACCATCGCCACGGCGATCGAGATCAACCGGCCGGTGAACCTCAAGAAGTGCCTGAGGGCGCTGGACTTCTGCGACGGCGTGGTGCGGCAGGTCAGCGACCAGGAGATCATGGACGCGAAGGCCCAGGTAGGCGCGGGCGGGCTCGGCTGCGAGCCGGCGAGCGCGGCCAGCGTGGCCGGCGCCCGTCGGCTCCGCGAGGACGGGATCATCGCGCCTTCGGACCGGGTCGTGTGCATCCTCACCGGCCACCAGCTCAAGGACCCGACGGCCACGGTCGCGTATCATGGGACGGACCCGGAGGCCTTCGAGAAGGTCCTCGGCAGCCGCGGGGTCCGCCGCGCCGGGTTCGCGAACCGGCCGGTCGCCGTGGGCAACGACCTGGACGAGATCCTCGCCGCCATCGCGCGGCACTCGGGCCCGGCGAGCGGGGCCGGCGCGGGCCCGGCCGATCTGGCCTGA
- a CDS encoding ArsR/SmtB family transcription factor produces MPPTTTRSSRSSKAAAAASRSLAEIRRVAELLKQVSDPTRLQVLMLLSEKERNVSELCADLGTQSQPAVSHHLALLRHGRLIEPRRSGKHNFYALTEAGRELAQVVDTVVG; encoded by the coding sequence ATGCCCCCGACCACCACCCGCTCCAGCCGCTCTTCGAAGGCCGCCGCGGCGGCCAGCCGATCCCTGGCTGAGATCCGCCGCGTCGCGGAGCTCCTCAAGCAGGTCTCGGATCCGACGCGCCTCCAGGTGCTGATGCTGCTCAGCGAGAAGGAGCGGAACGTGTCGGAGCTGTGCGCCGACCTCGGCACGCAGAGCCAGCCGGCGGTCAGCCACCACCTCGCGCTCCTGCGGCACGGGCGGCTGATCGAGCCGCGCCGCTCCGGCAAGCACAACTTCTACGCCCTCACGGAGGCGGGCAGGGAGCTCGCCCAGGTCGTCGATACCGTCGTCGGCTGA
- a CDS encoding sugar phosphate isomerase/epimerase family protein, with the protein MTQPSPTSPAAPAPAPLSLGVCSWSLQVSSIPELKDLLSVLGVNLVQIACGDPHHATWVEGDALPEAVRASGIAMSAAMLGFPGEDYTTPQSIKETGGFGKPSWRAERLERLGWALDRTRAMGLADLTLHAGFLPSPDDPGRSAFLDTLARAGDLAASKGVTLAFETGQETADLLRRTLDELASPNIKVNFDPANMLLYDMGDPIRAVEVLGPDIRSVHVKDARRPKAAGVWGEEVPLGEGEVNIPEFVKALKRVGYRGPLVVEREVGDQAGRVRDVAAGLAFLRECLDS; encoded by the coding sequence GTGACGCAGCCCTCGCCCACGTCCCCCGCGGCCCCGGCCCCGGCCCCGCTCAGCCTGGGCGTCTGTAGCTGGAGCTTGCAGGTCTCCAGCATCCCGGAGCTGAAGGACCTGCTGTCCGTTCTCGGGGTCAACCTGGTGCAGATCGCGTGCGGGGACCCGCACCACGCCACCTGGGTGGAGGGCGACGCCTTGCCCGAGGCGGTGAGGGCGTCTGGGATCGCCATGAGCGCCGCGATGCTCGGCTTCCCCGGCGAGGATTACACCACGCCCCAGTCGATCAAGGAGACGGGGGGATTCGGCAAGCCGTCGTGGCGGGCCGAGCGCCTGGAGCGGCTCGGCTGGGCGCTCGACCGGACCCGGGCGATGGGGCTCGCCGACCTCACGCTCCACGCCGGCTTCCTCCCGTCCCCGGACGACCCGGGTCGGTCCGCGTTCCTGGACACGCTGGCCAGGGCCGGCGACCTCGCCGCGAGCAAGGGGGTGACGCTCGCCTTCGAGACGGGCCAGGAGACCGCCGACCTGCTGCGCCGGACGCTGGACGAGCTGGCATCCCCGAACATCAAGGTCAATTTCGACCCGGCCAACATGCTCCTCTACGACATGGGGGACCCGATCCGGGCCGTGGAGGTGCTCGGCCCGGACATCCGGTCGGTGCACGTCAAGGACGCACGCCGCCCGAAGGCCGCCGGCGTCTGGGGCGAGGAGGTGCCGCTGGGCGAGGGGGAGGTCAACATCCCCGAGTTCGTGAAGGCGCTGAAGCGGGTGGGCTACCGCGGGCCGCTCGTCGTGGAGCGTGAGGTCGGCGACCAGGCGGGCCGGGTCCGCGACGTGGCCGCGGGCCTGGCCTTCCTCCGCGAGTGCCTCGACTCCTGA
- a CDS encoding GGDEF domain-containing protein, with protein MDLRGQTQIGIAPVTCDDFPAMPAAAEPLMQYLIVVRGGIPGTMYRLAKGCSTLGRALENTCQLSEGTISRRHASIAIDGQGAAWITDLGSSNGTFVEGRRLTPHAPLRVRDGNRIQVGSTTLLKFVTLDSCEEGFQREMYERAVRDQLTGLYNRGYFLNQVGALADRNAPSGLGLAVLLADIDRFKLINDTHGHDAGDRVLRKVAAILRDSTRSEDLVARYGGEEFVLALPIGSAAHALERAERIRASLAASPLAIDGGAIPVTVSLGLAFRPAGAVVELVELIKAADRALYEAKRTGRNRVVCAKASPSRPAAKTESVDGFFPVLAG; from the coding sequence GTGGACCTACGCGGCCAGACACAGATCGGCATCGCGCCGGTGACCTGCGACGACTTCCCGGCGATGCCCGCGGCTGCCGAACCCCTGATGCAGTACCTCATCGTGGTCCGCGGCGGCATCCCCGGCACGATGTATCGGCTGGCGAAGGGGTGCAGCACGCTGGGGCGGGCCCTGGAGAATACCTGCCAGCTCTCCGAGGGCACGATATCCCGCCGGCACGCCTCGATCGCCATCGACGGCCAGGGTGCGGCGTGGATCACCGACCTGGGCAGCTCCAACGGGACCTTCGTGGAGGGGCGACGGCTGACGCCCCATGCCCCGCTCCGCGTGCGGGACGGGAATCGCATCCAGGTCGGCTCGACGACCCTGCTGAAGTTCGTGACCCTCGACTCGTGCGAGGAGGGCTTCCAGCGGGAGATGTACGAGAGGGCGGTCCGAGACCAGCTCACCGGGCTGTACAACCGGGGATACTTCCTCAACCAGGTCGGGGCCCTGGCCGATCGGAATGCGCCCTCCGGCCTGGGCCTGGCGGTGCTGCTGGCGGACATCGACCGGTTCAAGCTGATCAACGACACCCACGGCCACGACGCGGGCGACCGCGTCCTGCGGAAGGTCGCGGCCATCCTCCGGGACTCGACGCGATCGGAGGACCTGGTGGCCCGATACGGCGGGGAGGAATTCGTCCTGGCCCTGCCGATCGGGTCGGCCGCGCATGCGCTCGAGCGGGCGGAGCGGATCCGGGCGTCGCTGGCCGCGAGCCCGCTCGCCATCGACGGCGGGGCGATCCCGGTCACCGTCAGCCTGGGCCTCGCCTTCCGCCCTGCCGGGGCCGTCGTGGAGCTCGTCGAGCTGATCAAGGCGGCCGATCGCGCCCTGTACGAGGCCAAGCGGACGGGGCGGAATCGGGTCGTGTGTGCCAAGGCGAGCCCGAGCAGGCCGGCGGCGAAGACCGAGTCCGTGGACGGCTTCTTTCCCGTCCTGGCCGGCTGA
- a CDS encoding site-2 protease family protein, whose amino-acid sequence MSWSLKIGRVAGIPIFVHWTFLILLGWIMLGQWGQSRDATVALAGGLFIITLFACVVLHELGHALMAKRFGVETSAITLLPIGGVASLQRIPEHPVQELLIAAAGPMVNVVIAAVLYLALGVRFPGTVDDAVHLEQGDFWARILKVNVFLVGFNLIPAFPMDGGRMLRALLAMRLPYARATRLAASIGQALAIGFAFLGYSSNPMLMLIALFVWIGAEAEARQVEDRTALRGLRVRDAMLTEFHALKPTDTLGHAADLLLAGTQHDFPVSSPGETRFRSILTRADLMAGLAASGREGTVAGHARTELPAVEVASDLAEAVASLQEGQLSCLQVTDRDRTVGLLSLENVGECLLVRSALRGSDSAPPGPGRRLIAAEA is encoded by the coding sequence ATGTCGTGGTCCCTGAAAATCGGCCGGGTGGCCGGCATCCCGATCTTCGTCCACTGGACGTTCCTGATCCTGCTCGGCTGGATCATGCTGGGCCAGTGGGGCCAGAGTCGCGACGCGACGGTCGCCCTGGCCGGGGGGCTGTTCATCATCACGCTCTTCGCCTGCGTCGTCCTCCACGAGCTCGGCCACGCCCTGATGGCGAAGCGGTTCGGGGTGGAGACGAGCGCCATCACCCTCCTGCCGATCGGCGGCGTCGCGAGCCTCCAGCGGATCCCCGAGCACCCGGTCCAGGAACTGCTGATCGCCGCCGCCGGGCCGATGGTCAATGTGGTCATCGCGGCCGTGCTGTACCTCGCCCTCGGCGTCCGCTTCCCGGGCACGGTGGATGACGCGGTGCACCTGGAGCAGGGCGACTTCTGGGCCCGGATCCTCAAGGTCAACGTCTTCCTGGTCGGGTTCAACCTGATCCCGGCCTTCCCGATGGACGGCGGGCGCATGCTCCGGGCCCTTCTCGCCATGCGGCTCCCGTATGCCCGGGCGACGCGGCTGGCGGCCTCGATCGGGCAGGCGCTGGCGATCGGATTCGCGTTCCTCGGCTACTCGTCGAACCCGATGCTCATGCTGATCGCCCTCTTCGTGTGGATCGGCGCCGAGGCCGAGGCCCGGCAGGTCGAGGACCGCACGGCCCTCCGGGGGCTCCGGGTCCGGGACGCCATGCTGACGGAGTTCCACGCGCTAAAGCCCACGGACACCCTCGGCCACGCCGCCGACCTGCTGCTGGCCGGCACCCAGCACGACTTCCCCGTCTCCTCGCCCGGCGAGACCCGGTTCCGGTCCATCCTGACGCGGGCCGACCTGATGGCCGGGCTGGCCGCGTCGGGGCGGGAGGGGACCGTCGCGGGCCACGCCCGGACGGAGCTACCGGCCGTCGAGGTCGCCTCCGACCTCGCCGAGGCCGTGGCGAGCCTCCAGGAAGGACAGCTGTCGTGCCTCCAGGTCACCGACCGCGACCGCACGGTCGGCCTGCTCTCGCTGGAGAACGTCGGCGAGTGCCTCCTCGTCCGATCGGCTCTCCGGGGATCGGACTCGGCCCCGCCCGGGCCGGGCCGTCGCCTGATCGCCGCCGAGGCCTGA
- a CDS encoding HNH endonuclease — protein MTRGELLSRVAETDSTFNRRGPDWVGKCLICNGPLAFDARTGEGATLEHIRARGRGGGDNLANLAVVHGSCNWEKGRRWDPKRRRSRADYDALVARLLEKRMARWRDAPPPPSRADRP, from the coding sequence ATGACCCGGGGCGAGCTCCTCTCCAGGGTGGCCGAGACCGATTCCACGTTCAACCGCCGTGGGCCGGACTGGGTCGGCAAGTGCCTGATCTGCAATGGCCCCCTCGCCTTCGACGCCCGCACCGGCGAGGGCGCCACGCTCGAACACATCCGGGCGCGAGGCAGGGGGGGCGGCGATAACCTCGCCAACCTCGCCGTGGTCCACGGGAGCTGCAACTGGGAGAAGGGGCGCCGCTGGGACCCGAAGCGGCGTCGATCCCGGGCCGATTACGACGCCCTCGTCGCCCGCCTCCTGGAGAAGCGGATGGCCCGCTGGCGAGACGCCCCGCCCCCGCCATCGCGAGCCGACCGGCCCTGA
- a CDS encoding DUF1559 family PulG-like putative transporter, whose product MRRVPARGGFTLIELLVVIAIIAVLIALLLPAVQSAREAARRAQCVNNLKQLGLALANYEGANSCYPYGMARENTGPRSFSPNGYYVGSSLFVRLLPQLEQQVLANAYNTSLTNWVAENSTVGGTGLAALWCPSDGDIAGLKVSYPGWGWDGSTQVLTYTSYAGCMGNFCKVPVNVSSAGQHMAVLNQADGLFAYLGWPSISPPVSPNPIAPASPGSIRPATVASVTDGLSNTMAFGEKAHGKFNRAPDVNYSIDYVYNGAWVSGNFGDTLFTTLFPMNPFSRAGRDPNPNGDFFYSYDNQESNASIAASSFHPGGCNFAFADGSVRFLKDSIGSWPFDPATGKPTNVGYDSSTCLFSVQPVPGVYQCLSTRSRGEIVSADQY is encoded by the coding sequence GCTGGTGGTGATCGCGATCATCGCCGTGCTCATCGCCCTGCTGCTGCCGGCGGTGCAGTCGGCGCGCGAGGCCGCCCGCCGCGCGCAGTGCGTCAACAACCTCAAGCAGCTCGGCCTGGCGCTGGCGAATTACGAGGGGGCGAACTCCTGCTACCCGTACGGGATGGCCCGGGAGAATACCGGCCCGCGGTCGTTCAGCCCGAACGGCTACTACGTGGGCAGCAGCCTCTTCGTCCGGCTCCTGCCCCAGCTCGAGCAGCAGGTCCTGGCGAACGCGTACAACACGAGCCTGACGAACTGGGTCGCGGAGAACTCGACGGTCGGCGGCACGGGCCTGGCGGCCCTCTGGTGCCCGAGCGACGGGGACATCGCGGGGCTGAAGGTCAGCTACCCCGGCTGGGGCTGGGACGGCTCGACGCAGGTCCTCACCTACACCAGCTACGCGGGGTGCATGGGGAATTTCTGCAAGGTGCCGGTGAACGTCTCCTCGGCGGGCCAGCACATGGCCGTCCTGAACCAGGCCGACGGCCTCTTCGCCTACCTCGGCTGGCCATCGATCAGCCCGCCGGTCTCCCCCAACCCGATCGCGCCTGCCAGCCCGGGGAGCATCCGCCCGGCCACCGTCGCGTCGGTCACGGACGGCCTGAGCAACACCATGGCCTTCGGCGAGAAGGCCCACGGCAAGTTCAATCGGGCCCCCGACGTCAATTACTCGATCGATTACGTCTACAACGGTGCGTGGGTCTCCGGGAACTTCGGGGACACGCTGTTCACGACGCTCTTCCCGATGAACCCGTTCAGCCGGGCGGGCCGCGACCCGAACCCGAACGGCGACTTCTTCTACAGCTACGATAATCAGGAGAGCAACGCGTCGATTGCGGCGTCGAGCTTCCACCCCGGGGGCTGCAACTTCGCGTTCGCGGACGGCTCGGTGCGGTTCCTGAAGGACTCGATCGGCTCCTGGCCGTTCGACCCGGCGACGGGCAAGCCGACGAACGTCGGCTACGACTCGTCCACCTGCCTCTTCAGCGTCCAGCCGGTCCCGGGCGTGTACCAGTGCCTGTCCACCCGGTCCCGAGGGGAGATCGTGAGCGCGGACCAGTATTGA